A window from Athalia rosae chromosome 5, iyAthRosa1.1, whole genome shotgun sequence encodes these proteins:
- the LOC125501167 gene encoding uncharacterized protein LOC125501167 → MFASERMLRRLGNSAEIYVDGTFKVVPNSPPIAQLYTIHMRVMDTGLAAVFVLCSAKTRALYTAIFRKILELAPEIEQNLRFAMGDYERAAMSALREVFPGASLHGCWFHFKQALLRRWRYLGLNAAPTRILGMAMALPLVPSERFEEGLNLLARLADHDAIEHPNVLQFLSYIRRQWGPLADIVSVHGCPIRTNNLVESFHNEARRKLGGLHPNIWKFIADDLTKNILSERLHGVNSLRYHILEPVEVCSSDSKLVSIPTGFMARRVCSPRMNSGHALLIISILSAICFDFCHFC, encoded by the exons ATGTTCGCGAGCGAGAGGATGCTGCGACGATTGGGAAATTCGGCGGAAATTTATGTGGACGGAACGTTCAAG GTTGTCCCCAATAGCCCGCCAATCGCCCAACTATACACGATCCATATGCGCGTGATGGATACT GGACTAGCGGCTGTATTCGTATTGTGTAGTGCGAAGACGAGGGCACTATATACAGCTATTTTTCGCAAAATATTAGAACTTGCACCCGAAATAGAACAAAACCTACGTTTCGCCATGGGCGATTATGAACGCGCGGCTATGAGCGCTCTGCGCGAAGTGTTTCCCGGGGCCAGCCTACATGGGTGCTGGTTTCATTTTAAACAG GCTCTCTTACGGCGATGGAGATACCTGGGCCTCAATGCCGCACCCACCAGGATCCTCGGGATGGCAATGGCGCTGCCGTTGGTTCCGTCAGAGCGCTTTGAAGAGGGCTTGAATTTGTTGGCCAGATTGGCGGATCACGATGCCATCGAACATCCAAACGTGCTGCAATTTCTAAGCTATATTCGCCGACAATGGGGACCCCTTGCTGACATTGTCAGCGTACATGGATGCCCCATCCGTACAAACAACTTGGTGGAATCTTTCCACAACGAAGCGAGACGAAAGCTCGGGGGGCTTCATCCGAATATTTGGAAATTCATAGCTgatgatctcacgaaaaatatattatctgAGCGCCTACATGGTGTGAATTCGCTCCGATATCACATCCTCGAACCCGTCGAAGTCTGTAGCTCGGATTCGAAACTAGTTTCAATTCCAACGGGGTTTATGGCTCGACGGGTTTGTTCTCCCCGCATGAATAGCGGACACGCgcttttgataatttcaattctGAGTGCAATATGCTTTGATTTTTGTCACTTCTGCTAG
- the LOC125501168 gene encoding MND1-interacting protein 1-like, which yields MIVDQEIGLDRLENGDLDRRARTRRNMARDTVIRNAQHSLSVDRFTLREFLERCATRAGLMRVEGPDHDEGGAEDEDELVPPGLMAAGEPVIGDQNIAQENDNRRGIRAIRGNNPRGLRRARGRAAAALRRPEEPRIGIDDDNQEEQPRPANRGRGRGRGNARGRRPARQLEGPVEIRDNDANRDEDGEVPLPEGRCSVCLLEPATHAFVPCGHRCCCGTCAPRITVRCPLCRQDFVGVYQIRL from the exons ATGATCGTCGATCAGGAAATTGGTCTGGACCGTTTGGAGAACGGTGATTTGGATAGACGGGCGCGCACCAGGCGTAATATGGCACGGGACACCGTAATCCGCAATGCTCAGCACAGCCTGAGTGTCGATAG ATTTACGCTGCGTGAGTTTCTAGAGCGCTGCGCGACGAGGGCGGGTTTGATGCGAGTCGAAGGTCCGGACCATGATGAAG GGGGTGCCGAGGACGAGGATGAACTGGTTCCACCCGGATTGATGGCTGCGGGGGAACCAGTCATCGGTGATCAAAATATAG CTCAAGAAAACGACAATCGTCGTGGTATAAGGGCGATAAGGGGCAACAATCCCCGTGGTTTGCGACGTGCTCGTGGCAGGGCTGCTGCTGCACTACGCCGCCCTGAAGAACCCCGGATTGGGATCGATGACG ACAACCAAGAGGAGCAACCTCGACCGGCTAACCGCGGCCGAGGCAGGGGTCGCGGAAACGCACGCGGGAGGAGGCCTGCGAGACAGCTGGAGGGACCTGTAGAGATCCGCGATAATG ACGCCAACCGTGATGAGGATGGCGAAGTACCTTTGCCGGAGGGGCGTTGCTCGGTTTGCCTGCTGGAGCCCGCAACGCACGCATTCGTACCGTGCGGCCACAGGTGCTGCTGTGGAACGTGTGCACCCCGAATAACGGTGCGTTGCCCACTATGCAGGCAGGATTTCGTGGGAGTATACCAGATTAGATTATAG
- the LOC125500904 gene encoding uncharacterized protein LOC125500904, protein MPKDSEISRLIIANAHTRTMHGGTQLTLDYVRRYCWILGGRAPIKSFIHRCVTCTRIRGIRALQRMGQLPASRVTPSFVFENAGVYYAGPVSLKSFQGRGTRSYKAWIAVFVCFSTFAIHLELVTDYSAQGFLKAFRRSTARRGICKTLTSDCGTNFQGACVILKRLLPGFTKESQHLQQLIANDGTTWKFNPPGAPHMGGK, encoded by the coding sequence ATGCCGAAGGATTCAGAAATCTCCAGGCTTATCATCGCCAACGCCCACACTCGCACGATGCATGGTGGAACCCAACTGACACTTGACTATGTTCGTCGATACTGTTGGATACTTGGTGGTCGTGCCCCTATCAAATCCTTCATTCATCGATGCGTCACCTGCACCAGGATACGTGGCATCCGTGCTCTACAACGCATGGGACAGCTCCCAGCCTCCCGTGTCACACCATCATTTGTCTTCGAGAATGCTGGAGTCTACTACGCAGGTCCAGTTTCTCTCAAGTCGTTTCAAGGGCGCGGCACACGCTCATACAAGGCTTGGATCGCAGTGTtcgtgtgtttttcaacttttgctATCCACCTGGAACTGGTAACTGACTACAGTGCCCAAGGCTTCTTGAAAGCGTTCAGACGCTCCACAGCCCGACGAGGCATCTGCAAGACGCTCACCAGCGACTGCGGAACCAACTTTCAAGGTGCTTGTGTCATCTTGAAACGCCTGCTACCTGGTTTTACCAAGGAATCGCAACATCTTCAGCAACTTATCGCCAACGACGGTACAACATGGAAGTTCAATCCTCCAGGAGCTCCTCACATGGGCGGCAAATGA
- the LOC125501095 gene encoding uncharacterized protein LOC125501095, which produces MTVGVVGYSTSSHRIANTSSSPMGSVPSGSTKGAVDITLRSNHSDDQIDLHAHVLQSLTVELPPVVIIGQSWNHIADLELADPDHLSPGRIDILIEADSYGLIIIKPGVITGNPSQPIAIQTVFGWAVLGQAGPSSITAPAHQGHLISNLQLRELVSRFWEQEEVPASHQDSLSAEEAECEAHFIATHSRDSSGRYIVRLPFKSNAPPLGYSKGIAQRSLSRLLHRIVHQPNLHHLYTEFPTEYESRGHMEKVQSPTASADVYHLPHHGVMRNNKIRVVFYGSSKTTSGYPLNELLHVGPKTQNDTFDVLLYVRRHRLIFTTDVEKLFRQILVHPDDRKFQRILWIDDHSQTQEFELSTVTYGTTSAPYLSGHTLRQLLLDEGHDFLLAAEPFEKGSYVDDISGGADDLDPLNTIANQVEEMYLRGCFPLAKWNSNHPDFFKLNLPHQPAWQCAPDLLKFTGQYTQRAAITKRTILSETAQLFDPLGLISPVIVRAKILMQDLWQEKVGWDDILTPPIIQRWTSFRDELSQLSQLVIPRWLNLRADSSKVGVHGFSDASQVAMAAAIYLEVTTLNGSSTSTLQLQHVPVSLWTDSAVTLAWINSDPMRCKEFVKDRVQEIQQTSPNAIWRFVSGKQNPADCASRGFTPAQLINHKLWWSGPDCHDSTGSGMLQESSWIQLGLITSKSC; this is translated from the exons ATGACCGTTGGTGTTGTTGGCTACAGCACGAGCTCTCATCGTATCGCCAACACGTCGTCCTCGCCCA TGGGAAGTGTACCTTCAGGATCAACCAAAGGTGCTGTTGATATAACTTTACGATCCAATCATTCTGACGACCAGATTGATCTACATGCGCATGTACTGCAGTCTCTTACCGTCGAACTACCTCCAGTTGTCATAATAGGTCAATCCTGGAACCACATCGCAGATTTGGAACTAGCAGACCCAGATCATCTATCACCAGGTCGGATTGACATCCTCATTGAAGCTGACTCCTATGGCTTAATCATCATTAAGCCTGGAGTAATCACGGGAAACCCGAGCCAGCCTATCGCCATTCAGACTGTCTTTGGATGGGCTGTTCTTGGACAGGCTGGTCCATCTTCTATCACCGCGCCTGCACATCAAGGTCACCTCATCTCAAACTTGCAGCTTCGCGAACTTGTTTCGAGATTTTGGGAGCAGGAAGAAGTTCCAGCGTCTCACCAAGACTCTCTCAGTGCTGAAGAAGCCGAGTGTGAAGCTCACTTCATCGCTACGCACTCTCGCGACAGCTCCGGTCGCTACATCGTGCGATTGCCCTTCAAATCCAACGCTCCTCCACTTGGATACTCGAAAGGTATCGCACAACGATCTCTATCTCGACTACTTCATCGCATCGTCCATCAACCTAATCTTCACCACCTGTACACGGAGTTTCCCACCGAGTACGAGTCCCGGGGTCACATGGAGAAAGTCCAATCGCCTACTGCTTCAGCCGATGTCTATCACCTGCCTCATCACGGAGTGATGCGGAATAACAAGATCCGTGTGGTGTTCTATGGCTCTAGTAAGACCACATCAGGCTATCCTCTCAACGAGCTGCTTCATGTTGGTCCCAAGACTCAGAATGACACCTTCGACGTGCTTTTGTATGTCCGTCGTCATCGCCTCATCTTCAcaactgacgtggagaagttGTTTCGCCAAATTCTCGTACATCCTGATGATCGCAAGTTCCAACGCATCTTGTGGATTGATGATCACTCGCAAACACAAGAGTTTGAACTTTCCACTGTTACATACGGAACTACATCAGCTCCTTACTTATCAGGCCACACCCTGAGACAACTACTGCTAGACGAAGGTCACGACTTTCTTTTAGCTGCTGAGCCGTTCGAAAAGGGAAGTTATGTCGACGACATTAGTGGCGGTGCTGATGATCTCGACCCTCTCAACACTATCGCAAATCAAGTTGAAGAAATGTATCTACGCGGATGCTTCCCTTTGGCTAAGTGGAATAGCAACCATCCTGATTTCTTCAAACTTAATTTACCACATCAACCAG CCTGGCAGTGTGCGCCAGATCTGCTTAAGTTCACTGGTCAATACACACAAAGAGCAGCTATCACCAAACGCACCATCTTATCTGAAACAGCCCAACTGTTTGACCCTCTGGGCTTGATTTCGCCAGTCATCGTCCGCGCCAAGATCTTAATGCAAGATTTATGGCAAGAAAAGGTCGGATGGGATGACATTCTCACGCCGCCAATTATTCAGCGCTGGACGTCGTTTCGCGATGAGCTATCCCAACTATCTCAGCTAGTTATTCCTCGATGGCTCAATCTACGCGCTGATAGCTCGAAAGTCGGGGTACATGGGTTTTCAGATGCATCTCAAGTTGCAATGGCTGCTGCTATTTACCTCGAGGTAACGACCCTTAACGGATCATCAACA TCGACTCTCCAGCTCCAACACGTTCCCGTCTCATTGTGGACTGACTCTGCTGTGACCCTGGCTTGGATTAACAGCGATCCAATGCGCTGTAAGGAGTTCGTGAAGGACCGAGTTCAAGAGATTCAGCAAACCTCGCCAAACGCCATCTGGAGATTCGTCTCAGGGAAGCAAAATCCTGCAGATTGTGCTTCTCGAGGTTTTACACCGGCACAACTTATCAATCACAAACTCTGGTGGTCTGGACCCGACTG CCACGATTCAACGGGCAGTGGCATGCTTCAAGAAAGTTCCTGGATCCAGCTTGGACTCATTACCTCTAAATCCTGCTGA
- the LOC125501096 gene encoding uncharacterized protein LOC125501096 — MSAQYLLAFETHMGALNSMVTEVGNGEYNLIQPIECEVKLEMLESTWSKIADANDKLSSCKDIDITHNYYKEGRYTKAVNRYVSVKTALKRRIAEMEPRQVPLSPLNRTGNDGSAFRPQLPTIQPPKFNGELLEWQSFENKFISAVNKEGVNEIDKMHYLLQSLQGTAYSLIGNVEITDTAFATAWQTLTTRYKNKRVLITAQLNKLFSIPKMASRAAKEVNHIINTTSEVLNALNALGSPVDQWDHIIVHYITHKLDPQTRKDWEITLGAATDFPTYERLKSFLLARATSS, encoded by the coding sequence ATGTCTGCCCAGTACCTGTTGGCGTTCGAGACCCACATGGGTGCCCTCAACTCCATGGTCACTGAAGTCGGAAACGGCGAGTACAACCTGATCCAGCCAATTGAGTGCGAGGTCAAACTCGAAATGCTCGAGTCTACTTGGAGCAAAATTGCCGACGCCAATGACAAATTGAGCAGTTGCAAAGATATTGACATCACCCATAACTATTACAAAGAAGGTCGCTATACCAAGGCAGTCAACCGCTACGTCTCGGTGAAAACCGCGCTGAAGCGCCGCATCGCCGAGATGGAACCTCGTCAGGTTCCTCTTTCGCCTCTCAATCGAACCGGAAATGATGGTTCAGCATTTCGTCCACAGTTGCCAACCATCCAACCTCCAAAATTCAATGGAGAGCTTCTTGAGTGGCAATCTTTTGAAAATAAGTTCATATCCGCTGTCAACAAGGAAGGTGTCAACGAGATTGACAAGATGCACTATCTTCTCCAAAGCCTGCAAGGCACTGCTTATTCTCTTATTGGTAACGTGGAGATAACAGACACTGCATTTGCCACCGCCTGGCAAACTCTGACCACTAGGTATAAAAACAAGCGAGTACTGATCACGGCTCAACTGAACAAACTGTTTAGCATACCTAAAATGGCGTCGCGAGCCGCCAAAGAGGTCAACCACATCATCAACACTACGTCTGAGGTTCTCAACGCCCTGAACGCTCTTGGATCGCCAGTCGATCAATGGGATCACATTATTGTGCACTACATCACCCATAAGCTAGATCCTCAGACTCGAAAGGACTGGGAAATCACGCTTGGAGCTGCCACAGATTTTCCAACCTATGAGCGCCTCAAAAGCTTCTTGCTTGCCCGTGCAACGAGCTCTTGA
- the LOC125501155 gene encoding uncharacterized protein LOC125501155 — MEVDAIIEMFSRSVEKHQVKYVKYIGDGDTNNKTFQGILDIDPYDGNPIDEKKECVGHIQKRMGARLRKAKNENKGKGIGGKGPGKLTDKVINKLSLYYGLAIRRHPDSIEDMKNAIWATFYHNSSTNENPQHLYCPPGPESWCKWQNAAHEGTSEEFDHENPPLSDDVLEIIKPIYESLSSEDLLVRCLGSETQDNNESLNSLIWTFAPKHIHAGLRVIEIATFIAVSIFNEGFIPILKMMSLMGMDIGSEAHAFATKRDNAPINRSEIRTSNALKEARTARLEERNAENDLFEVEEGPMYGAGIAD; from the coding sequence ATGGAAGTTGACGCTATTATCGAGATGTTTAGTAGatcagttgaaaaacaccaagtAAAATATGTCAAATATATTGGGGATGGtgatactaacaataagacttTCCAGGGTATACTTGACATAGATCCTTATGATGGTAAcccaattgatgaaaaaaaagaatgtgtGGGACATATACAAAAAAGAATGGGTGCAAGATTAcggaaagcaaaaaatgaaaataaaggaaaagggATTGGCGGAAAAGGTCCAGGAAAATTAACCGAtaaagtaataaataaattatctttATATTATGGATTAGCGATTCGCCGGCATCCGGATTCTATAGAGGACATGAAAAATGCAATTTGGGCAACCTTCTATCATAATAGTTCTACAAATGAAAATCCACAACATTTATATTGCCCACCTGGTCCAGAAAGCTGGTGTAAATGGCAGAATGCTGCACATGAAGGTACATCTGAAGAGTTTGACCACGAAAACCCGCCTCTGTCGGATGATGTATTAGAAATTATAAAGCCGATCTACGAGAGTTTATCGTCAGAGGATTTACTGGTTCGGTGCTTAGGTTCTGAGACCCAGGATAACAATGAGTCCTTGAACTCATTAATTTGGACTTTTGCGCCAAAACATATACATGCCGGCTTACGTGTAATAGAAATTGCAACTTTTATCGCAGTTTCCATATTTAATGAAGGCTTCATTcctattttgaaaatgatgtcTCTTATGGGGATGGACATTGGTTCTGAAGCTCATGCGTTCGCCACCAAACGAGATAATGCCCCGATTAATCGTTCTGAAATCCGAACTTCTAACGCCTTAAAGGAAGCCCGCACTGCTCGTTTAGAAGAAAGGAATGCAGAAAATGATTTGTTTGAAGTAGAGGAAGGCCCCATGTATGGAGCAGGAATCGCGGATTGA